TCCCTAAAAATGTTGAACTCAACCCGAATTGGGTTGAGTTTGATATATGTATTGGAAGAGATGACGAGACGGTGGTCTCTCAATATTGTTATAATTCAGTATGCTTGACACTTGACACAGCCATCAGCACATTACCGGATTGGTTTGTCTTTGTGGTAATAAACAAAGCAGAGAAGCTAGAGTGGGTAGAGTGCAAAGGGTTGATTGATTTTTGTGTGGAATATGAGCATAGGAGGTTAGATAGATTGAAGTATCTCTCTATAATTGGGTGCGATGAGAACTTGAAAGAGTTGATGAGCACAACAACATGGGTTCCGAAAGAACCTGTGTTTGAGAACTTGGAAGACTTGCATCTCAGTCGAGTAGATTTCATGAAAGAGTTATGTCTTGGTGATTTACCACAAGGGTCTCTATTCAGTCTCAAGTTACTTGAGGTTGACTCTTGTTATAACTGGGGGAACATACTTTTACCATCAAAATTGTTGCAGAGAGTACGAAATCTGGAAACTCTAATTTGTAATGATGTTGATGGAATGGAATATGTATTTGGATGCGAAGGATTTGAGCcggaaaaatcaaaattgatagACTTGTCATTGAGGAGTTTAAATGCAGTAAGAAGCATATGTAATGGTCCTGCTCCACCTGCAATGTTCCAGACTCTTAAAGTTGTGTCCATTGAACAATGCAGCTTTGTAGGAAGTCTTTTCTCTTATGAGGCAGCTCAGTGTCTGTATCAATTGGAAGACCTTTCAGTTGGCAGTTGCCCTCTTTTGGAAAGAGTGATTGAAGCAAACAAGGAAAcaatgaacaagaagaagaccatttttccaaaattgaagaacttAGTTTTGATGAGACTTCCTATGTTGTACAGTGGAAGTGCTACTATTGATTTTGAGTGTCCTTTACTGGAATGCTTGTATTTGAAGGACTGCTCCCAGTTTTTATCTTCAACCTCTGCTTCTGACTTCCACAGTAGGAAAAATGTCCAGTTCAATGATGAGCAACACTACCTGTCTCTATGGGAGAGGTACGTCCCTGTGTCATATATTACACTTTTGCTCCTTGTTAGATCATGCACTGTGATGTTATCATTAAGACTTATTATATTGCCTTATTTACTTCTGATTtattcaaactttttttttgagtaaCTGATTTATTCAAACTTTGATCATTAGAATGTGGGGAGACATAATATAAAGAACAAAAGCTGATGCATGGAGAAGAAGCAGTAGGAGATCTTCAATGGCCCAGAAGAGGACACCTCAATTGGCTATTAAATGAATAGTTGTTCTTCCAACTGTGTAAATGTGTTGCTTCGAATTATTGGCACAACTCTTCGAGCTTTTTGGCCCTTCTTTTTTAATTCTATTTAAATGAATTGGATTTTTTAACAGCTTATGCATCAAGATCCTCTCCCAAAGTATGTAGTTGTAGCACAATGTATAGTAGCTGAAGCTCTGACTATTAGCCTTCACGAAGCATGAGCCTTAAGCTCATGACATGATAGTCAAAACCCAGTACATATAGATGGGTAATTATTGCGTGGTCCGGGACTATCATGTTTCCATGATCCCGACCACTAGCAGTTGTATTAGTTACAGTATAGGCTTCAAGTAGTTATCATATGCTCTCCAGGCATCTTGGTTCCAGTTAGTACATCCCTTATTAGATGCAATTCATCGATCACTTTCCCGATCTCCATTCGCGCTTTGGGCAAATCTACTGAACAAGCAACTCCTATCCTAGCAATGGAAACCAAGCATTTTTCAACCCTTTGCCTTTGATCATTCTGAATGTGATTCCTGTTGCTCATCCTGGCATTAATGATAGTGCTGTGCTCTTTACTTTGAAGAAGCACTGGATCATATATTTCTTTCACACATTCAGGCAAAGTCATCCGAACATACTTGTGCAGGTTCAGACCATCTGTAAACATGTCAGCAGTTGGCCTCTTGCCCGTAAACATCTCCAATAATAAGATCCCATAGCTATACACGTCGCCATATGTTGACACCGGACTTCCCATACCATACTCTGGAATGTATTTGTACAAAGTCATATAGATTATACAGTCAAAAAATGCACTAAAGAAACACATATATTGTATGTAAGGGAAGAGTTGAAGTATAGAGCCAGTGTTACCTGGAGCAATATAGCCGATGGAACCCATTATTGCATTGGAAGAATTTTCATGTGCGTGGAGTGGATTTGTGAGGTACCTTGCTAAACCAAAGTCACCAACACAGGCATTCATATCATTGTCCAAGAGAATGTTACGAGGCTTCAAATCACAATGAACTATTGGCTTGTGAAAGAAATTGTGCATATAATCCAGAGCAGTAGCTATGTCAATGGCAATGTTTACCCTCTGAATAAGATTCAAATACCCTTGCACAAAGGGAGCCCCAGGTAGTCTATCAGCTGAACTGTGTAGCCATTCTTCTAAACTTCCATTCATCATAAACTGATACACCAAAGCTTTGAAATCATTTCCTTTGAAATCGATACTTGCACAAGCAGTTATTAATTTGACAATATTCCGATGCCTAATGCTTTTCAAGATTTCACATTCAGCTATAAAACTTCCTCTTGAACTTTGAAGATTAAGTACTTTCACTGCAACAATTCTTTCTTCCTGATGGAGAATTCCCCTATACACAGACCCAAACCTACCCCTACCAATCAAATTCCGGGGAGAGAACCCATTAGTTGCTTTGAGAAGATCTCCATATGACACTTTCAATTGTGAAACCCCCAATGAGCATGATCTTGGTGTCGACTtcacttttccttttcttaaCGGGTGAATAAGCAAAAAGCACAACACTATGATAACAATAACCCCGCTACAAGCAATTGAGGTAATGATTTTCACCCTTGGAATCGATTCTGTAGAATTGCATCTGGGAAGTCTTAAGGTAGGTATACCTCCACAAAGCCGTGCGTTTCCCATGATAGAAAACGCACTAGTATTCTGGAAAACCCCGTCCAATGGTACTGCACCATCAAAATCATTAAATGACAGATTCAAATTACGCAAAAATGGGAGATTCCCAAAGGCATCAGGAATCGTGCCAGACAAGTTGTTACGAGAGACGTCAATATCTTCAAGACCTCTCACCTCCAACAACCAACCAAGAAGCATCCCTTCCAACAAGTTCCCTTCCAAATGCAAAGTTTCCAAACTTTTGCAACTCCGTATGTCCGATGGAATCGAACCTGACAACTTGTTTTCAGAAACATCCAAGGCAACAAGATTCTTTAACTTACCTACTTCAATAGAAATGGGACCAGTAAAATGGTTACTAgacaaatccagaacttgtgaCAAGGAGGATAAACTGAGGATTTCAGGTGGAATGAAACCACTAAGATTATTTTGAGAAAGAACCAAAACAAGCAAGTTGTTGCATTGACCAAGACTCTGTGGTATTCCTCCTCGTAAGTTGTTTGAAAAGAGAAACAATGTGCTTAGTGAAGTTAGATTTCCTAGAGAAGATGGGATAGTACCTGACAGCTGATTGTGATTCAGAAACAGATTATACAGCTTATGTAGTTTACCAATTGAGCTTGGTACAGGGCCTGTTAATAGGTTGATATCCAAGCCTAGTATCCCCAAGTTGATGAGATTTCCAATCCCAATTGGAATGCTTCCGCGTATCTGATTTCTTCCCAATCTAATTGCCTTGAGCTTTTTTGAGAGATTGCCTATGGACTCAGGTAGAACTCCTTGAAATTTATTTCCATTAAATCCCAACAGCTCTAATTTAGTGCTGTTAACCAAAGAAGAGACAAAACCCAAATCGTTATCCCCATATCCAAGATTGTTATCATCCATTTCTACCCTAGACAGATTTGTCATCCTCGCCATGCTAGGTACTTTGCCAGTAAAATGGTTCTGTGAGATTCCAAATTCTGAGAGGTGGGTGGCATTGGAGATTGTAATTGGTATTTCTCCACTGAATTGGTTCATGTGGAAATGAAAGATTTCGAGTTGTGGAAATATTGAGAGCCCCAATCCAAAAGGAAGAGTTCCATCTAGTTGGTTATCAAGCAGTGAAATGTGCTTGATTGAAGAGAGGTTGTATATGGACGGAGGGAGAGTACCAGTCAAGTTATTTGTACCCAGTGCAAGAAATGTTAAGCTTTTTAATTTTCCAATGCTACTTGGAATAGCTCCAACCAGATTATTTTGTTCCACAGAAAACAtattaagaaaagaaagatttccAAAACAAGCTGGGATTTCTCCTATTAAATTGTTCTTGCCTAAATTAAGTACCTGAAGCTTGGACAATGAACCGATTTCTTTAGGGATGATCTGGCTGAAGCTATTGTTTTGGAGGTTTAATACCCTGAGAAAGCTCAAGTTTCCGATGTGGTAAGACAGGTGACCCTTGAGCTGGCTTGACTGGAGGTCCAGCACCGTCACTCTCAGGTGTTTTCGACTGCAGTGAATGCCTGGCCACTTGCAGACAGGTAGGGATTCATTCCATGAGCTAAGGATGCCAAGGGTATCATTCATTTCAGCTTTCAAGGCTAGCAATGCCAGCTTATCCAATTGACCTCCTCCTAGACCTGAAGAGGCTGAAATAAGGAGAAAGAGCTGTAAGATAATCGACCAAATGCTAGTACTGAACCCCCAGAACTCCATTTTTGGCCGCAAATTGAAGGTTTGAAGCTGAATACCAGTGCTGTATGGTAAACatgaaaaatttgaaaagaacAACATAGACTAAATTGTGAAGAGGATGAGAGTATGAAGTTTTACTCGGCCCAACAAACATCTTGACACAGACCTGTTAATGCTGACCGAGTATTCGTTCAACTCAAATTCGTCTGCATTAACTTCTCATTCAAATCGTCCAACACGTGAACAGACTCATCTATATTTTCTTAGACTCCAGATA
This portion of the Rosa chinensis cultivar Old Blush chromosome 1, RchiOBHm-V2, whole genome shotgun sequence genome encodes:
- the LOC112181350 gene encoding putative receptor-like protein kinase At3g47110 isoform X2; translated protein: MLFFSNFSCLPYSTGIQLQTFNLRPKMEFWGFSTSIWSIILQLFLLISASSGLGGGQLDKLALLALKAEMNDTLGILSSWNESLPVCKWPGIHCSRKHLRVTVLDLQSSQLKGHLSYHIGNLSFLRVLNLQNNSFSQIIPKEIGSLSKLQVLNLGKNNLIGEIPACFGNLSFLNMFSVEQNNLVGAIPSSIGKLKSLTFLALGTNNLTGTLPPSIYNLSSIKHISLLDNQLDGTLPFGLGLSIFPQLEIFHFHMNQFSGEIPITISNATHLSEFGISQNHFTGKVPSMARMTNLSRVEMDDNNLGYGDNDLGFVSSLVNSTKLELLGFNGNKFQGVLPESIGNLSKKLKAIRLGRNQIRGSIPIGIGNLINLGILGLDINLLTGPVPSSIGKLHKLYNLFLNHNQLSGKLKNLVALDVSENKLSGSIPSDIRSCKSLETLHLEGNLLEGMLLGWLLEVRGLEDIDVSRNNLSGTIPDAFGNLPFLRNLNLSFNDFDGAVPLDGVFQNTSAFSIMGNARLCGGIPTLRLPRCNSTESIPRVKIITSIACSGVIVIIVLCFLLIHPLRKGKVKSTPRSCSLGVSQLKVSYGDLLKATNGFSPRNLIGRGRFGSVYRGILHQEERIVAVKVLNLQSSRGSFIAECEILKSIRHRNIVKLITACASIDFKGNDFKALVYQFMMNGSLEEWLHSSADRLPGAPFVQGYLNLIQRVNIAIDIATALDYMHNFFHKPIVHCDLKPRNILLDNDMNACVGDFGLARYLTNPLHAHENSSNAIMGSIGYIAPEYGMGSPVSTYGDVYSYGILLLEMFTGKRPTADMFTDGLNLHKYVRMTLPECVKEIYDPVLLQSKEHSTIINARMSNRNHIQNDQRQRVEKCLVSIARIGVACSVDLPKARMEIGKVIDELHLIRDVLTGTKMPGEHMITT
- the LOC112181350 gene encoding putative receptor-like protein kinase At3g47110 isoform X1, yielding MLFFSNFSCLPYSTGIQLQTFNLRPKMEFWGFSTSIWSIILQLFLLISASSGLGGGQLDKLALLALKAEMNDTLGILSSWNESLPVCKWPGIHCSRKHLRVTVLDLQSSQLKGHLSYHIGNLSFLRVLNLQNNSFSQIIPKEIGSLSKLQVLNLGKNNLIGEIPACFGNLSFLNMFSVEQNNLVGAIPSSIGKLKSLTFLALGTNNLTGTLPPSIYNLSSIKHISLLDNQLDGTLPFGLGLSIFPQLEIFHFHMNQFSGEIPITISNATHLSEFGISQNHFTGKVPSMARMTNLSRVEMDDNNLGYGDNDLGFVSSLVNSTKLELLGFNGNKFQGVLPESIGNLSKKLKAIRLGRNQIRGSIPIGIGNLINLGILGLDINLLTGPVPSSIGKLHKLYNLFLNHNQLSGTIPSSLGNLTSLSTLFLFSNNLRGGIPQSLGQCNNLLVLVLSQNNLSGFIPPEILSLSSLSQVLDLSSNHFTGPISIEVGKLKNLVALDVSENKLSGSIPSDIRSCKSLETLHLEGNLLEGMLLGWLLEVRGLEDIDVSRNNLSGTIPDAFGNLPFLRNLNLSFNDFDGAVPLDGVFQNTSAFSIMGNARLCGGIPTLRLPRCNSTESIPRVKIITSIACSGVIVIIVLCFLLIHPLRKGKVKSTPRSCSLGVSQLKVSYGDLLKATNGFSPRNLIGRGRFGSVYRGILHQEERIVAVKVLNLQSSRGSFIAECEILKSIRHRNIVKLITACASIDFKGNDFKALVYQFMMNGSLEEWLHSSADRLPGAPFVQGYLNLIQRVNIAIDIATALDYMHNFFHKPIVHCDLKPRNILLDNDMNACVGDFGLARYLTNPLHAHENSSNAIMGSIGYIAPEYGMGSPVSTYGDVYSYGILLLEMFTGKRPTADMFTDGLNLHKYVRMTLPECVKEIYDPVLLQSKEHSTIINARMSNRNHIQNDQRQRVEKCLVSIARIGVACSVDLPKARMEIGKVIDELHLIRDVLTGTKMPGEHMITT